The following coding sequences are from one Panicum hallii strain FIL2 chromosome 5, PHallii_v3.1, whole genome shotgun sequence window:
- the LOC112891553 gene encoding E3 ubiquitin-protein ligase SIRP1-like: MAEQEGAGRYWCHMCAVAVRPAEGEPEMKCPHCHSGFLEEMETARSAAAADGGEGGGALTEVYPGADRPSSIWAHAILSTVDSSVRRRRSRRQQEPGGFLHDWDEHDFTRRRRRVTAFLRLLHELRERQLQRLEAAAGVAIEGDQLTPFGRSLFIGAAGGGGEHGMALGDYFLGTGLDALVQQLTEGDAGRQGTPPAKKEAVEAMPTVEIAGGDGDDAASCPVCLEDYAPGERAREMPCRHRFHANCIVPWLEMHSSCPVCRFQLPADDDNKSSCGSGPNGGGYVSVDADHEGNDNGGGDGGAGSAGNAEPERISAAVAEAEENSRRLPATIQWLNSVFSPSGGSSSSSQHWED; this comes from the coding sequence ATGGCGGAGCAGGAGGGCGCCGGGAGGTACTGGTGCCACATGTGCGCCGTGGCGGTGAGGCCCGCGGAGGGCGAGCCGGAGATGAAGTGCCCGCACTGCCACAGCGGCTTCCTCGAGGAGATGGAGACCGCCCGCAGCGCGGCCGCGGCCGacggcggcgaaggcggcggcgcgttGACCGAGGTGTACCCCGGCGCGGACCGGCCGAGCTCCATCTGGGCGCACGCCATCCTGAGCACGGTCGACAgctccgtccgccgccgccgcagccggcgCCAGCAGGAGCCCGGTGGCTTCCTCCACGACTGGGACGAGCACGACTTcacgcggcgccggcgccgcgtcACCGCGTTCCTGCGCCTGCTGCACGAGCTCCGGGAGCGCCAGCTGCAGCGCCTGGAGGCGGCCGCGGGCGTCGCCATCGAGGGCGATCAGCTGACCCCTTTCGGCCGGAGCCTCTTCATCGGcgccgctggcggcggcggcgagcatgGCATGGCGCTGGGCGACTACTTCCTCGGCACCGGCCTCGACGCCCTGGTGCAGCAGCTGACCGAGGGTGACGCCGGCCGCCAAGGCACGCCGCCGGCCAAGAAGGAGGCCGTCGAGGCGATGCCAACCGtggagatcgccggcggcgacggcgacgacgcgGCCAGCTGCCCGGTCTGCCTGGAGGACTACGCGCCCGGCGAGCGCGCCAGGGAGATGCCCTGCAGGCACAGGTTCCACGCCAACTGCATCGTGCCGTGGCTCGAGATGCACAGCTCCTGCCCCGTCTGCCGGTTCCAGCTGCCGGCCGACGACGACAACAAGAGCTCATGCGGCAGCGGCCCCAACGGCGGTGGCTATGTCAGCGTCGATGCTGATCACGAAGGCAACGACAATGGCGGCGGGGATGGCGGGGCAGGCTCTGCTGGCAATGCCGAGCCAGAGCGCATCAGCGCCGCCGTTGCGGAAGCCGAAGAGAACAGCAGGCGGCTGCCGGCGACCATACAGTGGCTCAACAGCGTGTTCTCGCCgtccggcggcagcagcagcagctcgcaGCATTGGGAGGATTGA